The following is a genomic window from Amphiura filiformis chromosome 4, Afil_fr2py, whole genome shotgun sequence.
GTATGATTTCATAAACTGCATCAAAGCTTTTCGACTTTCTGTCCATTTAGGCATTTAAACATgctagggtcattcaaaaagttctacctccactcttataactgGTTTTATAAATGATAACTTTTTCAAAACTTGGCGTAAGCATACATTGGCATGTCACTTATACTTGGttgtaaaatatatattgataCCTTTTCCAGATTTCAAATAAGATTTGATATACCGGAAACATTAAGTTTGATTACATTTCTTATCTGCTCTTATCTgttgaaggggtgggtgtaatagtCCTAACCCTCGCCCTTTTTTCGGTGCAGTTGTTACTGATTTCGAATCAATTGCAGTTAAAACATatagattggacaactacttaatccatttttataaaaagtaatcattatattgtacttattaaaataatgtttatttttagcACCTGTGTTATGTTCCCTGTTTTTCTTCAAGAAAGAAATGTGGGTTAGCACTATATTGCCACCGACTTTAAACCTGGGGTCCTAGATTATCTATGAACAACAATTTTGATCTGGAATCATTGAGAACGTGTTTCTTACATTAACAACGACTAGATTCGATATTTTTAGTAGTTCTAGAAACTAGCGTGGAATTATTGGGGCAAAAAGTCCTAACCCACAAAGTGACCGGTTTGTGTGTAAAATTGtacgaatgatttcaacaaaacagttaGTCTGTTGAAGAACTCCTATACTTTATGCTTGTATACTTAACTTATGGAAACTTGGtcaaaaaacaacttatcgcgaaaccagtaacatgtgttttaGGTGGGTTAGGACTTTTTTACACCCACTCCtttttttctttgctaaaaagCAACGTTTTTTTGGAGTGGTGCAGAATTtttcattttacataattttcaatatatTTCCTTATGTCAGCTTTAATTTAAGCCATCTGAAGTCGGATTTTATGGTAACTTCAATTTGATCTACTTATGTGTTATTTGTGCTTAATGGTCGTACGTCATGAATTGGGGGCAAAACGTGTTACATGCTCcaaattagaaaaataaacatGCTTTCACACAAAAATGCTTGTAATTCATCTCAGGTTTGTCAGAAACCGACAATTTTTATATCATcataaagctgaaagtgtaaggaagACAATTGTGCATTTGAAAGTTGATATATAGGGTGTCACATATATCATATAGGGTGGGAAAAGTTATAtgttggttcaaaaagtataaaattttGTTCTCTTATTTACTAAGTTAAAAACCTTTTCTGCTAAAACCTTTCAGATGTGCttataacattgtaggctttcaaaaaagtaaacttgtaatgatgagttatgttatgagatacagggtgttcaaaggttgtacataatttttatgacattattaaTCAAAACGTTTTTTTCCTCGATgccttatatttatttatttatttatttatttatttttttaaattgtactaaatcaatcaatcaattaatcaatcaatcaatcaatcaatcaatcaatcaatcaatcaatcaatcaatcaatcaataaagcgtTATAAAtcaataaagtgtaataaataaacttTTTCAATGACCCCCCCTCCCGCATAGCATGTGTTGATTGCTTGGTGTAGATGTCTAGATTACCATAGAGTGTCATTTAAATTTACAACTGGGGTCTTGATCGATCTAGAACAAAATCTATGGAATATGTTAGGTACATTATTGCCAACGCCGCGATTAAGACGCTAAATTGTGCTATAGTTCAGTTTATAGCATGAGACCGttataaatgttgtttgatttaacgtgcgcttcagctaggtATGACCTAATTATCAGAACACTTCAACaatttattccgctgccattaggatatatcagaatcatttccgcctcaccaagtccgcaactgatgcgcaggtactctcagcgaattagattgtgattaccccaagcagctccccattttacacctgtgtggagtgaagcaattgcgaattaagctatcttgctcaaggacgcaacacactggccgtgttggggcttgaacccgcaacctttcgattatgaagctcgcgccctaaccactGGGCCACCGTGCTTCTCACAATTGGTCATGACCATTGAACATTAGATTCCGGGTTTGGATATTGTTTGGAGGTATTTCTTTCTTTGTGAGTTAATATGGTTGATGGAGCAACATACATCAATAggtatctgattggttaataatgaGGCGTTCATGTGGGCATTGGGGTGCAGGTCAATTGTTGATTCGCCACGCCTTTGTGCTTTCACTGCTTATAGGGCATCGGCAACACTGTCTGATTCAAGATGGGTTCAAATAAGGCTTTACGAAGTCAAACAGACGTGATCGAGGATCACTAAATTTGCCCCGATTTTGTGTATAAAAGATTTCCTCAGCTATACACACTCACACTGGGTGACCTTTTTGTATTTATTAACCCTCAGAGCAAATGCACTGAACTTTTCAATATAATgaaagtataaatttcaaatgaatgtacaattcaattatttttaaatcgttcaaAGCATGGTACTTTTTTGGGTGCAAAAACACCAGTCTTTTCATTATGTATAAAAGGTAACATGCACAAAAGttaaaatccataattttaaggGACAATGCATAATGTTAAGGTAAAATCCACAATTTTAAGGTAATAtgcataattttaaggtaaaattccaattccCAGTTTCGCGGCTTCGAATAGGCTTCTGCATCATATGAATGGGCAGTCcaatattgaaaatgttgacgGAGCATATTGAGATGTTTTAATATTTGGGTGCTACAGGACGGTGAAACaattttaatgcaatgatttACATGTTTATATATCtccaaagactttacatgtaaattgAAAAGGTCcatatttgtaataaaattggCACAATATGCTAATTTAGCAAGAGCAAGCATATATGCCTATGTAATGCACTAGATTTCAAGAGGGGGCTATACAAATTATGTTTTACGTTTTGCATGTTATTGGTAaatgtatggtcttttcaaatATGAAATTAGCTTCTGATCAAGAGCTAGTATAAAaagtccatctgaaacataggtgtaTGACGGAAACTACACCAGGAACAAAAAGAAACTcctcagttatattcatccttgctgttcaataacttgataattttggattattctgaaatatacattttgttaattggacttttctttctcatttgacaccctgttcgtgaacattgagcaagaattgaccaagacatgcgcctccaaactctcaaaccccaaaatgaaaagttgcaattttaacgattcaattgtgcctgttacactgtgtgctttattgattggcccgtggtgcttaattgtgtgcaatacaacgatgcgtttccattgaaaatcgttgaaaatgcaacattTGATTTTGGGGCTTGGTCAAtttttgttcgtttttcacgaacagggtgtcaaatgagaaagcaaagtccaattaacaaaatgtatatttcagaataatccaaaataatcaaGTTATTAAACAGCAAGGATGATTATAACTGACGAGGTTCTTtctgtgcctggtgtatattatTATATGTATAATAGAAAACCAGTCCAGCAAGGTTTGTGTGCGACATTTATCATTAATATAAAATGGACAAAATAGTGAATTACGTACGGCATTTCTCACACGTCACGTGATATAACCAGGTAACTAATATTTGACGTAGATCAAGTTTACCATTCAGCAGGGGtttgactgtaaaaaaaaaaggtcGCTCGACCACCCCTTAAAGTGAGTCGTAGCCGAGTGTGATCCATTTCTACTTCTTAGATATACCTAAATATTAAAGATACTTACGTCTGATAATGGCCGAGGATTTGATGCAGTTAGACCTCCTATGGGAACAAGATTAGGCTGGTATGCACGCGGAAAGTCAAAAACAAAATGATTGCATACAAACAATATCTCTGCTTCGGATAAACTACGAGATGTTGAAACTTCTGGTTTAATGTTATATTTCTGTTTGATGCTATCGAAGCTATTGTAAAGCATGCGTCCAACTGTCCACTGTAGAGCAGAAATCAGGCTGTTTTTGACTCTTTGTAGAAATGTCATTCGGTCTGAAAATCCAGTAGACAATTCTGGACTCAATGCTGGATTAACAGGATGACCATGAAATCTTAAAACTGAAGAAGGTGGAATTGATACAAAAATTGATACAAATCGTACATCCAGATACTGCGCAACCAGCACTGAAcaaacaaaatgtgcaaaaaccAAATCAAACTTTTGAGCTGACAGTCGTTTCATTAGCTCCTGATCACTAAAAACATCTTCACAAACTCCGCGATTGGTCATCCAGGCGTCTGAAATAAGCTTAAACACTTTTAAGTGATTTCCTGCAAGTGCATGGCCTGTTATATTAGCCAGAGTTTCAGTCATTTCATCCGGTGATATGCGTGACGTGTGATACGATTCTACAACGTAAATGGCTTCTTTCGGCATCATTTTTCTGACATCGCCTTCGTATGTGTCTGCTACTAGTAGTGTGACATTATGCTTATTTTCAAGTAGCGCTATAGCTGCAGAGGCAACAACTACAGTGTGGCTTCCAGGTGCGGGCGGCATCGGCATTACGACTAAATAGTTGTCTGCGTTTGACGCAGtacacaaaattgtcaaaatgatgACAGTACGCAACTCCATTACGATATGCTGTCTGGAAATCAAATGCCTCAACATATGAACGTTTCCAATTtgttaacttaacttaactaacaaaatttataatgcgccttttcCTGTGGCTACAAAGCGCAACAAGCATATTAAAAAGAACAGCAAACAATTCTTTAAAGTTAAGCCCCTATTTGTGAATGCAAAGTTGAAGACAGCGTTACACTGCCCCAGTACATACATGCTTGTGAATTGAATTGCACACACATTTGTAATTTTCGATACTATGAACCTTGACACCGGGCTTcagggcgcattacaccaaatcactgcgcgaaagatGCAATGGTgttgagttccggttaaaagtatatggctactggagacaatgtggtgtccttagggaccatgttcttcgtgaggttggcatgttctgattcaaatgaaagatgctaacctattaatgactaaaatagatatgaaataatacaataatcgatttcacaagaaaagtaggccctgtctgaattactgctaacggaacattttaataaaaaactaTAAGGCCATGCATTTTGAACTGAACACCCAAAGAGGGTGGTGGTATCACACTTTTCACCATGATCGTGTGTTTTTTTTAGCATATCTTTGAAtgtaaatttgataccaaatgaaAGCTAATCTATTAATAATGAACTATGGAAAGTTACATGAATGTATCTTGAACAGATGCAGAAtggcattcaatccaatgacccaagtcaggggtggtggaggCAGCGGCTCATGAGGCAGCGGCTCACTATGTACAAACTCAATgggaaatttaatttttggtgCCTCGcagtgcaaaaatgttggaattttctttaaaaactagtGTATAGcgataaatttggtatcaaaagaaagctgacattgttatcTGAACTTTTATTCTGTAATATAGTTAAAACAATATATAAACTGCCTTGAGCTAATGATAGGGCATGTGCTTTGAACTCGACATCAAAATGGGTGAGTGGTGTCACATTTTTTACTATGGTATTTTAGttttttaaccctaacagaactaggactcactaaagctcactattaaaaccgctctgcgtgcacggattccacgggacttgatgacgcaatcagaccaagtcatatatacccagggaatcgttggccgggccaacgtcacctgtgtagctacatgctggggatcttctgcgtggcatgcgaggggtccgaggttcgaatccaggggtgccaagtgactttcttcttcatcttctgtccttttcgttccttctttccttccgatagccaaaaacctcggtagggttagggttaatgaccatgcatattttccctatatgccttcttaaccctaacagaactaggactcactaaagctcactattaaaaccgctctgcgtgcacggattccacgggacttgatgacgcaatcagaccaagtcatatatacccagggaatcgttggccgggccaacgtcacctgtgtagctacatgctggggatcttctgcgtggcatgcgaggggtccgaggttcgaatcccggggtgccaagtgactttcttcttcatcttctgtccttttcgttccttctttccttccgatagccaaaaacctcggtagggttagggttaatgtatcattggaataaaaaaaaagatttgatagtaaatttggtatcaaatgacagcTAAAAAAACTAATTATTAATTATGGAAAGGTGTCAATAAGATAACTTGAACATCTATAGAATGGGACTCAATCGAATTGGCCAAGGCAGGGGTGGTGGAGGTAGCGGGGCACTCTGCACACAACTGTAAGCCAAGTTATCATTTTGGGAGCCTCGTAGTCGGTGTGCAAATGTGTTGCTATTTTCCTTAAAAATGAGtgtttatcaataaatttggttTTTAAAAGAAAGCTGATATtattatatatacttttattttgtaaaaattttaaataattagCTGCTTTAGGGTATATGATAGGTCAATGTTCTCCAAGACAATAAGAAAAATTAATTCTATTTCGTTCACTTTTTGAAGGGTTGAATCATTTTACTAAAGTGATAACCcccatacatttatatattgcTGTAAAGCCCATACTCTGATCTAttagaaaatgacataaaataagatGCAGGTGTAACACAGAAATGTTAGTGAGATTATACCCCTGTACCAGTTGTCAGTTGATGTTTTATCTCATTCACATAAATGTAGCATTAGAACCTTAGATCTGACAGTGTTTCTGAGTCtcttgttggattccttgttcaattttctttcagaaaatgtatacttttattatgctggggggtatggtttgaaaaatatgggcatttgaaggtgaaagagtgtcgcgaatttcaaaaatcagtgtgtgacgaaaagtcggcgaggttaaaacacatggccataaagttcaccaaaattgaagcttaaataaaatgtcAGTCCTTAAATAATGCAGGGATgaggtaaaaaagtgaaaaatattgtcacgccacGTAGAAAACGACGCTTAATAAAGTTGATTtgtacgtgcttttcaatggagaagttatgtGGTGGTCTACGCCCTTCTGCGTACGCCATTGTACATGTATACTATGCCTCCCAGCGTGTATAAGATTCTAAGATGAAATATATAACACCGGCCAGTGAATGAATCAATAAGCACAGGTCAATTTATACATAGATCATTTGATTTATAAGACCAAAAGCTACCAAAGCAACAATAATAGTCTCACAACTAGCATTTTAAAATTGACccaatcaaaatatatttgttttgatTAGTGGGCAATAAGAATATATATTTTACAGCTTAGGGGCAGGTTTTTGCTTTTAAGCAAATGGTTAGGCTTTTATCAAATGGTTTTCTTAATGGAGCCGACGCTAGTTTCGAGCATCCCTGTTTCGAGGCAGGATACGCCCAGAAACGGTATCTGCTCTTATCTTTTCTTTGTTAAAGAGCAACGTTTTTTGTccttttacataattttcaatatatTTCCTAATGTCAGCTTCAATTTAAGCCATCTGAAGGGCTTAAGGTAAAGCTTGCGAGGTGGaagtgattttttgaaatattagtCCTATCATTTAGTATCAAGTTCATATTTGGTCACAATGATACTCAGGTGAaaccaatttgaaaaatataaaatcaaacatttgattttatattttgtcgTCTGTCCCTCAAGAAGAGCAGTtaatctgctcgaaacgtcggggtttttttttttgggggggttgtctgtttggttttgtttgactgctatgtgcacagtgattttcatcactttagtgtacttttgtactgtcttcctgacacttttgtgggctctggaattggcaatttttggccatcgaactttgcctgtttttgtgcctacactggtcgtttggtttagcgtgtctgtttatattgcACTCGTTCTAGTGAACTTTTGTATTTCATTgctccttgttgtttttgcaggtttagcacttctgttGGCCTTGGAACTggcaatttttggctatcgaactttgcctacttcttatgcctacatttgctgtttttt
Proteins encoded in this region:
- the LOC140151515 gene encoding UDP-glucuronosyltransferase 2A1-like isoform X1, with amino-acid sequence MLRHLISRQHIVMELRTVIILTILCTASNADNYLVVMPMPPAPGSHTVVVASAAIALLENKHNVTLLVADTYEGDVRKMMPKEAIYVVESYHTSRISPDEMTETLANITGHALAGNHLKVFKLISDAWMTNRGVCEDVFSDQELMKRLSAQKFDLVFAHFVCSVLVAQYLDVRFVSIFVSIPPSSVLRFHGHPVNPALSPELSTGFSDRMTFLQRVKNSLISALQWTVGRMLYNSFDSIKQKYNIKPEVSTSRSLSEAEILFVCNHFVFDFPRAYQPNLVPIGGLTASNPRPLSDDLEDFMQSSGDAGVIIFSMGSYINAMETEMADMFAQAFAKLPQKVIWKSAGQPPSFIPPNVKMSKWLPQNDILGHPKTRAMIYHCGLNGVFEAIHHAVPLICIPVLGDQWDNAKRLEVKGVGLQLELFTLTSDKLIETVETIVTDKSYQTNMSRISAIFHDEPLPAPQRVVYWMEKVVRHGGMSHLRTSAFDLNSIQYNLLDVIAFIALIAIIVISLAIYISILLCRCLCGCCKASKKQKEA